A genomic region of Oryza glaberrima chromosome 1, OglaRS2, whole genome shotgun sequence contains the following coding sequences:
- the LOC127763297 gene encoding CASP-like protein 1C1-2 has translation MFSAKARWIVAVVLRVAAAGAAAVAAVLMAMSHDEVIVYGMEVQAKFRYTPSLVFFVAANAAVSACSLVVLLVPSSTSKLAARLLLMADVVLGMVLAGAFAAAGAMAELGKNGNSHAGWIAICVQVPLFCDRVRSALVAGSATIVLYYLMLMYSIYTLPMFP, from the exons atgTTCTCCGCCAAGGCTCGGTggatcgtcgccgtcgtgctcagggtggccgccgccggcgccgcggcggtcgcGGCGGTGCTCATGGCCATGAGCCATGATGAGGTCATCGTCTACGGCATGGAGGTGCAGGCCAAGTTCCGCTACACTCCATCGCTAGT GTTCTTcgtcgccgccaacgccgccgtgAGCGCGTGCAGCTTGGTCGTCCTGCTCGtgccgtcgtcgacgagcaAGCTCGCCGCGAGGCTGCTGCTGATGGCCGACGTGGTGCTCGGCATGGTGCTCGCCGGCgcgttcgcggcggcgggcgccatgGCGGAGCTGGGGAAGAACGGCAACAGCCACGCCGGCTGGATCGCGATCTGCGTCCAGGTGCCGCTCTTCTGCGACCGCGTCAGGTCGGCTCTCGTCGCCGGCTCCGCCACCATCGTCCTGTACTACCTCATGCTCATGTACTCCATTTACACACTCCCCATGTTCCCATGA
- the LOC127763288 gene encoding probable 2-carboxy-D-arabinitol-1-phosphatase — protein sequence MGSASLATQPSPAACLPSLPAGGRLRLRLAPPPRAPPRLCKRAGKLRVVTIRSAHSGVSNVSVETPPDNEASVTGAAYGFRGATTSLTNEMLTSSKKITLVRHGLSTWNAESRVQGSSNLSVLTETGAKQAEKCRDALANMKFDVCFSSPISRAKSTAEIIWKGKEEPLIFLDSLKEAHLFFLEGMTNADAKKEYPELYTRWREDPSNFKVNGMYPVRKLWGTAREAWKEILLTPGENMLVVTHKSILRALICTALGLPPERFRSIDVNNGGMCVFTVNKRGEAMLQALNMTAHMYSDHTYQY from the exons ATGGGCTCCGCTTCGCTGGCGACGCAgccttcgccggcggcgtgccTCCCGTCCCTGCCCGCCGGCggccgtctccgcctccgcctggCTCCACCACcccgcgctccgccgcgcctCTGCAAGCGCGCCG GCAAACTCCGGGTTGTTACCATCAGATCAGCTCATAGTGGTGTGAGCAATGTATCTGTAGAAACCCCTCCTGACAATGAGGCATCCGTGACCGGTGCTGCTTACGGCTTCAGAGGAGCAACAACATCGCTTACGAATGAGATGTTAACTTCGTCGAAGAAGATTACTCTTGTCAGGCATGGTTTGAGCACTTGGAATGCGGAAAGCCGTGTACAG GGAAGCTCAAATCTGTCCGTGTTAACAGAAACTGGTGCCAAGCAGGCAGAGAAATGTCGCGATGCCCTTGCGAACATGAAATTCGACGTTTGTTTCTCTAGTCCTATCTCACGGGCAAAG TCAACTGCCGAAATTATATGGAAGGGAAAGGAGGAGCCTCTTATATTTCTTGATTCTTTAAAAGAGGCTCATCTATTCTTCTTAGAGGGCATGACCAATG CGGATGCTAAGAAGGAATATCCAGAGTTGTACACCAGatggcgggaggatccttcaaATTTCAAGGTCAATGGCATGTACCCAGTTCGGAAGTTATGGGGAACAGCAAGAGAAGCTTGGAAGGAAATCTTGCTTACTCCA GGAGAAAATATGTTGGTCGTTACTCACAAATCTATTTTGCGCGCACTCATCTGCACCGCGCTAGGTCTTCCTCCTGAGAG GTTTCGTTCCATTGATGTGAACAATGGTGGCATGTGCGTCTTCACTGTAAACAAGCGAGGAGAGGCTATGCTTCAAGCCCTTAACATGACAGCACACATGTATAGTGACCATACATACCAGTATTAG
- the LOC127761520 gene encoding isoflavone reductase homolog IRL-like encodes MTKTRKSNNGSTILVIGGTGIIGRHIVAASLDAGHPTLVLVRPTAASAAVDVDSDKAKLLASLVASGATIVYGDMNDRESLVAAIRQADVVISAVGHRGTVELDGQLKVVEAIKEAGNVKRFVPSEYGCDVEQAEEGTLEPARSIIAAKVRVREAVRAAGIPYTFVCSYWAHGFMLPRLGDPLVDRPPATVATVYGDDTQRAIFVDEKDMSAVAIKAVEDERAANKILYVRPPANKLSLGQLVRLWEKKSGNTLQKRYVSDLQLANQVQEAPFPVNFQLAMVHSTLVAGVCEQTINPDVGAEATELYPEMDFLTVDSYLDALLLHA; translated from the exons ATGACGAAGACGAGGAAGTCCAACAACGGCAGTACGATCCTGGTGATCGGCGGCACGGGGATCATCGGGCGGCACATCGTCGCGGCGAGCCTCGACGCCGGCCACCCGACGCTCGTGCTCGTCCGCCCGACGGCCGCAtctgccgccgtcgacgtcgactCCGACAAGGCGAAGCTCCTGGCCTCCCTCGTCGCCAGCGGAGCCACCATCGTCTAC GGCGACATGAACGACCGCGAGAGCTTGGTGGCGGCGATCAGGCAGGCGGACGTGGTGATctccgccgtcggccaccgTGGGACGGTGGAGCTGGACGGCCAGCTTAAGGTCGTCGAGGCGATCAAGGAGGCCGGAAATGTCAAG CGATTCGTGCCGTCGGAGTACGGATGCGACGtggagcaggcggaggaggggacGCTGGAGCCGGCGAGGAGCATCATCGCCGCCAAGGTCCGCGTCCGCGAGGCCGTCAGAGCCGCCGGGATCCCCTACACCTTCGTCTGCAGCTACTGGGCCCACGGCTTCATGCTCCCCCGCCTCGGCGACCCCCTCGTCGACCGCCCtccggccaccgtcgccaccgtctacggcgacgacaccCAGCGAG CCATCTTCGTGGACGAGAAGGACATGAGCGCGGTGGCGATAAAGGCGGTGGAGGACGAGAGGGCGGCGAACAAGATCCTGTACGTGCGGCCGCCGGCGAACAAGCTGTCGCTGGGCCAGCTCGTCCGTCTCTGGGAGAAGAAGTCCGGCAACACCCTCCAGAAACGCTACGTCTCCGACCTGCAGCTTGCCAACCAAGTCCAAG AGGCACCGTTCCCGGTGAACTTTCAGCTGGCGATGGTGCACTCGACGCTGGTGGCCGGGGTGTGCGAGCAGACGATCAACCCGGACGTCGGAGCGGAGGCGACGGAGCTGTACCCGGAGATGGACTTCCTCACCGTCGACAGCTACCTCGACGCCCTCCTCTTGCATGCATGA